One Oryza glaberrima chromosome 10, OglaRS2, whole genome shotgun sequence DNA segment encodes these proteins:
- the LOC127785772 gene encoding uncharacterized protein LOC127785772, translated as MSMVVASYAPASRSPVTRASSGARRVSHTQSWRPLPPPFFPASAAVKCRRPTLPMARSVGPPEKHRPVFNIPPTALLYQVPPPEGKERWEIKDDEGNVQLWLQVPGLTEDDLEITTTDELLEIKRKAGGGDPRRLDDVHGVGSFRLRLLLTKEFVSSKVTAELKAGMLEVTIPKSTDLRRTVVRIGQQSQSPAAVRTAQPKVVDPPPANSPPKNNNLVRNTSVQSRIDPPARESPKNDLGVGISVQPNDSPAREPSKNNLAGGRNVPSKDDPPARELPKNNLAGGRNVPPKDDPPAREPPKNNLAGGRNVAPKDDPPANEAPRNNLAGGTGVPTKDPPRGNNGPLKDPLKDPPRNANEPPKNPPGTREANLG; from the exons ATGTCGATGGTTGTGGCCTCTTACGCTCCGGCGAGCCGGTCGCCGGTGACGCGGGCGTCCTCCGGCGCACGGCGGGTTAGCCATACACAGTCATGGaggccgctgccaccgccgttcTTCCCGGCTTCCGCCGCCGTCAAGTGCAGGCGGCCTACTCTTCCGATGGCACGTTCTGTTGGCCCGCCGGAGAAACATCGCCCTGTGTTCAACATTCCTCCCACCG CTCTACTGTACCAAGTCCCGCCACCGGAGGGGAAAGAACGGTGGGAAATCAAGGATGACGAGGGCAACGTCCAGCTGTGGTTGCAGGTGCCCGGCCTGACGGAGGACGACCTGGAGATCACCACCACCGACGAATTGCTCGAGATCAAGCGTaaggccggtggcggcgacccgCGGCGGCTCGACGACGTCCACGGCGTTGGCTCCTTCCGCCTCCGGTTGCTCCTGACCAAGGAGTTTGTCAGCAGCAAGGTGACAGCCGAGCTGAAGGCCGGCATGCTGGAGGTGACCATCCCCAAGAGCACAGACCTGCGTCGCACCGTAGTCAGGATAGGGCAGCAATCACAGTCTCCAGCTGCAGTTAGAACTGCGCAGCCGAAGGTCGTCGATCCTCCTCCTGCCAATTCGCCACCGAAGAATAATAATCTTGTGAGAAACACAAGTGTGCAGTCGAGGATTGATCCTCCTGCGAGAGAGTCGCCGAAgaatgatcttggagtaggtaTCAGTGTTCAACCGAATGATTCTCCTGCGAGAGAGCCATCCAAGAACAATCTTGCCGGAGGTAGAAATGTGCCATCGAAGGATGATCCTCCTGCAAGGGAGCTACCGAAGAATAATTTGGCCGGAGGTAGAAATGTGCCACCGAAGGATGATCCTCCTGCGAGAGAACCACCAAAGAATAATCTTGCCGGAGGTAGAAATGTGGCACCCAAGGATGATCCTCCTGCCAATGAGGCACCAAGGAATAATCTTGCAGGAGGTACAGGTGTGCCGACGAAGGATCCTCCTAGAGGTAACAATGGGCCACTGAAGGATCCTCTGAAGGATCCTCCTAGAAATGCCAATGAGCCGCCAAAGAATCCTCCTGGTACCCGTGAAGCCAACCTAGGATGA
- the LOC127752777 gene encoding small heat shock protein, chloroplastic-like yields MSTVTSCTFLSIRPAVSSAGGPLSKKPAAFISLASERKSRPLSPCFAISSNKPGDPKIDVSPFSISPVVLVNPVPVDGERWQVAENKDEVSLWFDVPGLSPADLIVEIDEDVLVIKKNKKASPKSNYNTPTSGAIADHQEATADEFSGGGIYARLLLPAGYSREGVQAKLTSGELKLTIAKVKESVRRKINVDISVK; encoded by the exons ATGTCGACGGTGACCTCGTGCACCTTCCTGAGCATCCGCCCCGCGGTGAGCTCCGCCGGCGGTCCCCTATCCAAGAAACCGGCAGCGTTTATTTCCCTTGCGTCCGAGAGGAAATCTAGGCCTCTTTCGCCGTGCTTCGCGATTAGCTCCAACAAGCCAGGGGACCCAAAAATAGATGTGTCGCCATTCAGCATTTCACCCGTTG TTCTGGTGAACCCGGTACCAGTGGACGGCGAGCGGTGGCAGGTGGCGGAGAACAAAGATGAAGTGAGCCTGTGGTTCGACGTGCCGGGGCTTTCTCCGGCAGATCTGATCGTCGAGATCGACGAGGACGTGCTCGTCatcaagaaaaacaagaagGCGAGCCCAAAGAGCAACTATAATACTCCTACTTCCGGCGCCATTGCAGATCATCAGGAGGCCACCGCCGACGAGTTCAGCGGCGGCGGGATCTACGCGCGGCTGCTCCTCCCGGCGGGGTACAGTAGAGAGGGTGTCCAGGCAAAGCTCACCTCCGGCGAGCTGAAGCTCACCATTGCCAAGGTCAAGGAGAGTGTCCGCAGGAAGATCAATGTCGATATCTCTGTCAAGTAG